Proteins from a single region of Cydia splendana chromosome 9, ilCydSple1.2, whole genome shotgun sequence:
- the LOC134793440 gene encoding MAP kinase-interacting serine/threonine-protein kinase 1-like isoform X2 has product MVKKISEESVDSGVGRCSSQSSSERESDESPRGSEPSAPVPIPDSEDLQRRKEEARRKRRRKKRSGSSVVTSCFQDLYKLTGEVLGEGAYASVQTCVNIYTGQEFAVKIIDKVPGHARARVFREVETFHYCQGHPNIIQLIEFFEDTDKFYLVFEKINGGQLLSRIQEHHYFSEPQAAEIVREIANALHFLHGKGVAHRDLKPENILCVHTDRLCPVKVCDFDLGSGISFTSSLAGPLATPQLMTPVGSAEFMAPEVVSLFAGSAATHYDKRCDLWSLGVIAYILLCGYPPFRADCGADCGWERGENCRACQDLLFTSIQEGRYTFPEEEWAHISSEAKDLIRQLLVREARRRLSAERVLQHPWLRRAGDDLRADHYPPLQTPINIKRNMSARNLSNFAESAMAVNRVIQQHFSMNYSYLEPSTPLRSSKSCQPVAATRCRAHAPAAAAPLGLSPPADSLLLRRRLQGTLAH; this is encoded by the exons ATGGTGAAGAAAATTTCAGAAGAGAGTGTAGATAGCG GCGTAGGCCGTTGCAGCAGTCAGTCGTCGAGCGAGCGCGAGTCCGACGAGAGTCCGCGAGGCTCGGAGCCGTCGGCCCCCGTTCCCATACCTGACAGCGAGGATCTGCAACGGCGCAAGGAGGAGGCGCGAAGGAAGCGCCGGAGGAAGAAGCGCTCTGGAAGCTCGGTGGTCACATCGTGTTTTCAAG ACCTGTACAAGCTCACGGGCGAGGTATTGGGCGAGGGTGCATACGCCTCGGTGCAGACATGCGTGAACATCTACACTGGGCAGGAGTTCGCTGTGAAGATCATCGACAAAGTGCCGGGGCACGCCCGCGCCCGGGTGTTCCGCGAGGTGGAGACCTTCCACTACTGCCAGGGACACCCAAACATAATCCAGCTCATTGAATTCTTTGAGGACACCGACAAGTTTTACCTTGTCTTTGAGAAG ATCAACGGTGGTCAGCTCCTATCCCGCATCCAAGAGCACCACTACTTCTCGGAGCCGCAGGCGGCCGAGATCGTCCGCGAGATCGCGAACGCCCTGCACTTCCTGCACGGCAAGGGCGTGGCGCACCGCGACCTCAAACCGGAGAACATCCTGTGCGTGCACACGGACCGGCTGTGTCCAGTGAAGGTCTGCGACTTTGATCTCGGCAGCGGCATCAGCTTCACGTCCAGCCTCGCGGGGCCGCTCGCCACGCCGCAGCTCATGACACCG GTGGGCAGCGCGGAATTCATGGCCCCCGAGGTGGTGTCGCTGTTCGCGGGCTCGGCGGCGACGCACTACGACAAGCGCTGCGACCTGTGGTCGCTGGGCGTCATCGCCTACATCCTGCTGTGCGGCTACCCGCCCTTCCGCGCGGACTGCGGCGCCGACTGCGGCTGGGAGCGCGGCGAGAACTGCCGCGCGTGCCAGGACCTCCTGTTCACTTCCATACAG GAGGGCCGCTACACGTTCCCCGAGGAGGAGTGGGCGCACATCAGCTCGGAGGCCAAGGACCTGATCCGGCAGCTGCTGGTGCGCGAGGCGCGGCGGCGGCTCAGCGCCGAGCGCGTGCTGCAGCACCCCTggctgcgccgcgccggcgacgaCCTCCGAGCCGACCACTACCCGCCGCTGCAGACGCCGATCAACATTAAACG CAACATGTCGGCGCGCAACCTGTCCAACTTTGCGGAGTCAGCGATGGCGGTGAACCGCGTGATCCAGCAGCACTTCTCGATGAACTACTCGTACCTGGAGCCTAGCACTCCGCTGCGGTCCAGCAAGTCGTGCCAGCCCGTCGCGGCGACGCGCTGCCGCGCGCATGCGCCGGCCGCGGCCGCGCCGCTCGGCCTGTCGCCGCCCGCCGACAGCCTGCTGCTGCGCCGCCGCCTGCAGGGCACGCTGGCTCACTAG
- the LOC134793440 gene encoding MAP kinase-interacting serine/threonine-protein kinase 1-like isoform X1 has product MDDDEDILKAIQKFLIKGVGRCSSQSSSERESDESPRGSEPSAPVPIPDSEDLQRRKEEARRKRRRKKRSGSSVVTSCFQDLYKLTGEVLGEGAYASVQTCVNIYTGQEFAVKIIDKVPGHARARVFREVETFHYCQGHPNIIQLIEFFEDTDKFYLVFEKINGGQLLSRIQEHHYFSEPQAAEIVREIANALHFLHGKGVAHRDLKPENILCVHTDRLCPVKVCDFDLGSGISFTSSLAGPLATPQLMTPVGSAEFMAPEVVSLFAGSAATHYDKRCDLWSLGVIAYILLCGYPPFRADCGADCGWERGENCRACQDLLFTSIQEGRYTFPEEEWAHISSEAKDLIRQLLVREARRRLSAERVLQHPWLRRAGDDLRADHYPPLQTPINIKRNMSARNLSNFAESAMAVNRVIQQHFSMNYSYLEPSTPLRSSKSCQPVAATRCRAHAPAAAAPLGLSPPADSLLLRRRLQGTLAH; this is encoded by the exons ATGGATGACGATGAAGATATCCTTAAAGCCATACAGAAGTTTTTGATTAAAG GCGTAGGCCGTTGCAGCAGTCAGTCGTCGAGCGAGCGCGAGTCCGACGAGAGTCCGCGAGGCTCGGAGCCGTCGGCCCCCGTTCCCATACCTGACAGCGAGGATCTGCAACGGCGCAAGGAGGAGGCGCGAAGGAAGCGCCGGAGGAAGAAGCGCTCTGGAAGCTCGGTGGTCACATCGTGTTTTCAAG ACCTGTACAAGCTCACGGGCGAGGTATTGGGCGAGGGTGCATACGCCTCGGTGCAGACATGCGTGAACATCTACACTGGGCAGGAGTTCGCTGTGAAGATCATCGACAAAGTGCCGGGGCACGCCCGCGCCCGGGTGTTCCGCGAGGTGGAGACCTTCCACTACTGCCAGGGACACCCAAACATAATCCAGCTCATTGAATTCTTTGAGGACACCGACAAGTTTTACCTTGTCTTTGAGAAG ATCAACGGTGGTCAGCTCCTATCCCGCATCCAAGAGCACCACTACTTCTCGGAGCCGCAGGCGGCCGAGATCGTCCGCGAGATCGCGAACGCCCTGCACTTCCTGCACGGCAAGGGCGTGGCGCACCGCGACCTCAAACCGGAGAACATCCTGTGCGTGCACACGGACCGGCTGTGTCCAGTGAAGGTCTGCGACTTTGATCTCGGCAGCGGCATCAGCTTCACGTCCAGCCTCGCGGGGCCGCTCGCCACGCCGCAGCTCATGACACCG GTGGGCAGCGCGGAATTCATGGCCCCCGAGGTGGTGTCGCTGTTCGCGGGCTCGGCGGCGACGCACTACGACAAGCGCTGCGACCTGTGGTCGCTGGGCGTCATCGCCTACATCCTGCTGTGCGGCTACCCGCCCTTCCGCGCGGACTGCGGCGCCGACTGCGGCTGGGAGCGCGGCGAGAACTGCCGCGCGTGCCAGGACCTCCTGTTCACTTCCATACAG GAGGGCCGCTACACGTTCCCCGAGGAGGAGTGGGCGCACATCAGCTCGGAGGCCAAGGACCTGATCCGGCAGCTGCTGGTGCGCGAGGCGCGGCGGCGGCTCAGCGCCGAGCGCGTGCTGCAGCACCCCTggctgcgccgcgccggcgacgaCCTCCGAGCCGACCACTACCCGCCGCTGCAGACGCCGATCAACATTAAACG CAACATGTCGGCGCGCAACCTGTCCAACTTTGCGGAGTCAGCGATGGCGGTGAACCGCGTGATCCAGCAGCACTTCTCGATGAACTACTCGTACCTGGAGCCTAGCACTCCGCTGCGGTCCAGCAAGTCGTGCCAGCCCGTCGCGGCGACGCGCTGCCGCGCGCATGCGCCGGCCGCGGCCGCGCCGCTCGGCCTGTCGCCGCCCGCCGACAGCCTGCTGCTGCGCCGCCGCCTGCAGGGCACGCTGGCTCACTAG